A single genomic interval of Paracoccus contaminans harbors:
- a CDS encoding SixA phosphatase family protein, with protein MTPPGYCRLILTRHAKSDWDDPSLPDEARPLNERGRRSARALGDWLASRGHDPEEVLCSPARRTVETWERMAGAVFETRPALRLEQALYHATPETMLEVLRSARAPTVMMIGHNPGIAAFAAMLPARPPLSPEFRRFPTAATLVVDFQADGWADIRPGQGSMLDFVRLDGRG; from the coding sequence ATGACACCGCCGGGATACTGCCGCCTGATTCTGACGCGCCATGCAAAGTCTGACTGGGACGATCCGTCCCTTCCTGACGAGGCCCGCCCCCTGAACGAACGCGGGCGGCGTTCGGCGCGCGCCTTGGGCGACTGGCTGGCAAGCCGCGGGCATGACCCCGAGGAGGTGCTCTGCTCGCCCGCCCGCCGCACGGTCGAGACCTGGGAAAGGATGGCGGGCGCCGTGTTCGAGACGCGCCCGGCGCTGCGGCTGGAACAGGCGCTCTATCATGCCACGCCCGAAACGATGCTTGAGGTCTTGCGCAGCGCAAGGGCGCCGACGGTGATGATGATCGGCCACAATCCCGGCATTGCCGCCTTTGCCGCGATGCTGCCGGCCAGGCCGCCGCTTTCCCCCGAATTCCGCCGCTTTCCCACCGCCGCGACGCTGGTCGTGGATTTCCAGGCCGATGGCTGGGCCGACATCCGGCCCGGACAGGGCAGCATGCTTGATTTCGTGCGCCTTGACGGCCGCGGCTGA
- the rfbD gene encoding dTDP-4-dehydrorhamnose reductase, with protein sequence MSDLLVFGRTGQVAMELARLVPEARFVGRGEADLADPAACAAVIGAARPAAVINAAAYTAVDRAESDEVTARAVNALAPGAMAAACAGLGVPFVHISTDYVFDGSGDAPRAEDAPTGPLGVYGATKLEGERAIAASGGQWAVLRTSWVFSAHGNNFVKTMRRLGAERPRLTIVADQVGGPTSAAAIAAAVVTMARAMQADPALGGIHHFAGAPDVSWADFARVIFALSGMATEVEEIPTSAYPTPARRPLNSRLDCTAIARDFGIARPDWRADLAAVIKELNA encoded by the coding sequence ATGAGCGATCTTCTGGTCTTTGGCCGGACGGGGCAGGTGGCGATGGAACTGGCGCGCCTGGTTCCCGAGGCGCGGTTTGTCGGCCGGGGCGAGGCAGACCTGGCCGATCCGGCGGCCTGCGCGGCGGTGATCGGGGCCGCGCGCCCCGCGGCCGTCATCAATGCGGCCGCCTATACGGCGGTGGACAGGGCCGAAAGCGATGAGGTGACCGCGCGGGCCGTGAATGCCCTGGCGCCGGGCGCGATGGCTGCGGCCTGCGCCGGGCTGGGCGTGCCCTTCGTCCATATCTCGACCGACTATGTCTTTGACGGATCAGGCGATGCGCCGCGCGCCGAGGATGCGCCGACCGGGCCGCTGGGCGTTTATGGCGCGACCAAGCTGGAAGGCGAGCGCGCCATCGCCGCGTCCGGCGGGCAGTGGGCTGTCCTGCGCACCAGCTGGGTCTTCAGCGCGCATGGCAACAACTTCGTCAAGACGATGCGCCGGCTGGGGGCTGAACGGCCGCGCCTGACCATCGTCGCCGATCAGGTCGGCGGGCCGACCTCCGCCGCGGCCATTGCCGCCGCCGTCGTGACGATGGCGCGGGCGATGCAGGCCGACCCGGCGCTGGGCGGCATCCATCATTTTGCAGGCGCCCCGGATGTCAGCTGGGCCGATTTCGCGCGCGTCATCTTTGCCCTTTCGGGAATGGCGACCGAGGTCGAGGAGATCCCGACCAGCGCCTATCCGACTCCGGCGCGCCGCCCGCTCAATTCGCGGCTGGACTGCACCGCCATCGCCCGGGACTTCGGCATCGCCCGCCCGGACTGGCGCGCGGATCTGGCTGCCGTCATCAAGGAACTGAACGCATGA
- a CDS encoding MarR family winged helix-turn-helix transcriptional regulator, which produces MQRSGSRDGLTGPAGGESLLFLTDEQIRRGIEAMYFAYRAFTADPDLILAEIGYGRAHHRALHFIGRDPGLTVTALLDVLGVTKQSLNRVLRTLIEDGLVDSRVGRRDRRERLLTLTDRGAALERRLTEAQRSRMKAAYRAAGPQAVAGFRQVLEAMMDRDMRAQFQALRDVAAEGTALRVRG; this is translated from the coding sequence ATGCAGCGCAGCGGATCGAGAGACGGCCTGACAGGACCGGCAGGGGGCGAGAGCCTGCTGTTCCTGACCGACGAACAGATCAGGCGGGGGATCGAGGCGATGTATTTCGCCTATCGCGCCTTCACCGCCGATCCCGACCTGATCCTTGCGGAAATCGGCTATGGCCGCGCCCATCACCGGGCGCTGCATTTCATCGGCCGCGACCCCGGCCTGACCGTGACGGCGCTGCTGGACGTGCTGGGGGTGACCAAGCAGTCGCTGAACCGCGTCCTGCGCACGCTGATCGAGGACGGGCTGGTGGACAGCCGTGTCGGGCGGCGCGACCGGCGCGAGCGGCTGCTGACGCTGACTGACAGGGGCGCGGCGCTGGAACGCCGTCTGACCGAGGCGCAGCGATCGCGGATGAAGGCTGCCTACCGCGCCGCCGGGCCGCAGGCGGTGGCGGGCTTCCGGCAGGTACTCGAGGCGATGATGGACCGCGACATGCGCGCCCAGTTTCAGGCCCTGCGCGATGTCGCGGCCGAGGGAACCGCGCTGCGGGTGCGCGGATGA
- a CDS encoding response regulator, protein MTAHAAQGPETHLLIVDDDDRIRTLLRRFLVRSGYLVTTARDAAQARRLLAGLDFDLIVLDVMMPGEDGFSLTRDLRRRSETPVLLLTAKGGTDDRITGLESGADDYLPKPFEPRELLLRIAAILRRVPAAEPRGPKFLTLGAMRYDTAKGELWQGETLVRLTGSEQTLMRRLAETPGEAVGRPALIEELGRDPDEGGENSERAIDVQITRLRRKIEPDPREPRYLQTVRGAGYMLVPD, encoded by the coding sequence ATGACCGCTCATGCCGCGCAAGGCCCCGAAACGCATCTGCTGATCGTTGATGACGACGACCGCATCCGCACGCTGCTGCGCCGCTTTCTGGTCCGCAGCGGCTATCTGGTCACCACCGCCCGTGACGCGGCGCAGGCGCGGCGGCTGCTGGCGGGGCTGGATTTCGACCTGATCGTGCTGGACGTGATGATGCCGGGCGAGGACGGGTTTTCCCTGACCCGCGATCTGCGGCGGCGCAGCGAGACCCCGGTGCTGCTGCTGACGGCCAAGGGCGGCACCGACGACCGCATCACGGGGCTGGAATCGGGCGCGGACGACTATCTGCCCAAGCCGTTCGAGCCGCGCGAGCTGCTGCTGAGGATCGCCGCGATCCTGCGCCGCGTGCCCGCGGCCGAGCCGCGCGGCCCCAAGTTCCTGACGCTGGGCGCGATGCGCTATGACACCGCCAAGGGCGAGCTGTGGCAGGGCGAAACCCTGGTCCGCCTGACCGGCAGCGAACAGACGCTGATGCGCCGGCTGGCCGAAACCCCCGGCGAGGCGGTCGGCCGGCCCGCCCTGATCGAGGAGCTGGGCCGCGATCCCGACGAGGGGGGCGAGAATTCGGAACGGGCCATCGACGTGCAGATCACCCGCCTGCGCCGCAAGATCGAACCCGACCCGCGCGAGCCGCGCTATCTTCAGACGGTGCGCGGGGCGGGCTACATGCTGGTCCCGGACTGA
- a CDS encoding L,D-transpeptidase, with translation MTRNTPRDLGRRRFLAASVGLGAASLAGAAAAQATDPYSGQTLERTGPAGATPDAGVVQYDTSDTRRNQSSFRMHDWQQYFDNLNNGAILVDLTSRALSFWSEDQSVFRLYPTSIPVSDDLTRRGRTEIIKKVEGPTWSPTPEMKRRNPDWPDFVPAGPDNPLGTHALWLSWQYYRIHGTHDTRKIGRKSSNGCVGLYNEHIKELYGLTKIGTQVLLI, from the coding sequence ATGACCCGCAACACCCCACGCGACCTCGGCAGGCGCCGCTTTCTGGCCGCCTCGGTCGGCCTGGGCGCAGCCTCGCTGGCCGGTGCCGCCGCCGCGCAGGCGACCGATCCCTATTCGGGCCAGACGCTTGAACGGACGGGTCCGGCAGGGGCGACGCCCGATGCGGGTGTGGTGCAATATGATACGTCGGACACCCGGCGCAACCAGTCGAGCTTTCGCATGCATGACTGGCAGCAGTATTTCGACAACCTGAACAACGGCGCGATCCTCGTCGATCTGACCTCGCGTGCGCTCAGCTTCTGGTCCGAGGACCAGTCGGTGTTCCGCTTGTATCCCACCTCGATCCCGGTCAGCGACGACCTGACCCGCCGCGGCCGCACCGAAATCATCAAGAAGGTCGAAGGCCCCACCTGGTCGCCCACGCCCGAGATGAAAAGGCGCAATCCCGACTGGCCCGATTTCGTCCCTGCCGGCCCGGACAATCCGCTGGGCACGCATGCCCTGTGGCTCAGCTGGCAATATTACCGCATCCACGGCACGCATGACACGCGCAAGATCGGGCGCAAGTCCTCGAACGGGTGCGTGGGGCTGTATAACGAGCATATCAAGGAACTCTATGGCCTGACCAAGATCGGCACGCAGGTGCTGCTGATCTGA
- the rfbA gene encoding glucose-1-phosphate thymidylyltransferase RfbA, producing the protein MSSSQRKGIILAGGSGTRLYPITMGVSKQLLPVYDKPMIYYPISVLMLAGIRDIAIITTAEDQAQFQRLLGDGGQWGIRFTWIIQPSPDGLAQAYILAEDFLDGAASAMVLGDNIFFGHGLTELLRTADARADATVFGYHVADPERYGVVAFDDQGRAQQIIEKPQVPPSNYAVTGLYFLDADAPRRARTVAPSPRGELEITTLLETYLHEGRLNVERMGRGYAWLDTGTHASLLDAGNFVRTLERRQGMQSGSPDEIAYDQGWIDAEALRAQARKFGKNDYGRYLGRLLD; encoded by the coding sequence ATGAGCAGCAGCCAGCGCAAGGGCATCATCCTGGCCGGGGGATCGGGGACGCGGCTTTATCCGATCACCATGGGCGTCAGCAAGCAGCTGCTGCCGGTCTATGACAAGCCGATGATCTATTATCCCATCTCGGTCCTGATGCTGGCCGGCATCCGCGACATCGCGATCATCACCACCGCCGAGGATCAGGCGCAGTTCCAGCGCCTTCTGGGCGACGGCGGCCAGTGGGGCATCCGTTTCACCTGGATCATCCAGCCCTCGCCCGACGGGCTGGCGCAGGCCTATATCCTGGCCGAGGATTTCCTGGACGGCGCGGCCTCGGCCATGGTGCTGGGGGACAACATCTTCTTCGGCCATGGCCTGACCGAGCTGCTGCGCACGGCCGATGCGCGCGCGGATGCGACGGTGTTCGGCTATCACGTCGCCGATCCCGAACGCTATGGCGTGGTCGCCTTCGACGATCAGGGCCGCGCACAGCAGATCATCGAAAAGCCCCAGGTGCCGCCTTCGAACTATGCGGTGACGGGCCTTTATTTCCTTGATGCCGACGCGCCCCGCCGGGCCCGGACGGTCGCGCCCTCGCCCCGCGGCGAGCTGGAGATAACGACCCTGCTGGAAACCTATCTGCACGAAGGGCGGCTGAACGTCGAAAGGATGGGCCGGGGCTATGCCTGGCTGGATACCGGAACCCATGCCAGCCTGCTGGATGCCGGCAATTTCGTGCGCACGCTGGAACGGCGGCAGGGGATGCAGTCCGGCTCGCCCGACGAGATCGCCTATGACCAGGGCTGGATCGACGCCGAGGCGCTGCGGGCGCAGGCCAGAAAATTCGGCAAGAACGATTACGGGCGCTATCTGGGGCGGCTGCTCGACTGA
- a CDS encoding calcium-binding protein codes for MHLDSIADEQGRSLADVSALAVREIGGKIVVFAASATESGVSQFWIDPGRIGVTRHVAEGAHVGTDGNDLIQGGLNTTRIDGGPGDDILIGGTRPLSLAGGRGADVFMPTPVKGVVTIRDFEAGTDRLDLSMMGMIRSTYQLRFVRQSWGITIQAGETRIDVHRSGGGRLSAEMFTDAMFPIAHYQPPDVRSTILGTGVADVLRADEGGSFIYGFTGNDTIFGSQLEDYVLGGAGHDRITTQDGEDTIWSGNGNDFIMAGGMNDTVLAGNDHDTVMGEGGNDLMAGQAGNDLIIGGAGDDRINAGAGDDFLSGDDGNDRLFGFAGNDRMVGGAGDDIMLDLDGDNVFRDSSGNNMMFGGAGRDRMFAGTGRDTMRSGAGDDFLAGGAGNDNMMSGAGNDIVLGEAGDDLILGVGGRDWLHGGAGNDTIWGGDEADRLAGGEGRDVLMGEAGNDVVLGGAGNDTARGHGGNDKLFMGDGDDRALGGTGADTIVGDEGNDILLGEGGADIIVGGGGNDTVDGGWDNDDLWGNGGNDFLSGGGGADRLRGGMGQDSLSGGDEADSLNGQAGDDLLAGDGGDDQLIGDWGADTLNGCEGNDVLAGGGDGDVLTGGVGLDQLIGGDGADVFVFLGVGDASGGADTISDFVHGTDRIDLSALGIAAVAGAGRLTGVPMQLAWLADGDGMRVVVDADGDRRADLVIRVEGAKALGADDFIL; via the coding sequence GTGCATCTGGACAGCATTGCCGATGAACAGGGCAGGTCGCTTGCGGATGTATCGGCGCTGGCGGTGCGCGAGATCGGCGGCAAGATCGTCGTCTTTGCCGCCTCCGCCACCGAATCCGGGGTCAGCCAGTTCTGGATCGACCCCGGCCGCATCGGGGTGACGCGCCATGTCGCCGAAGGCGCCCATGTCGGCACGGACGGAAACGACCTGATTCAGGGCGGGCTGAACACGACGCGGATTGATGGCGGGCCGGGGGACGACATCCTGATCGGCGGAACGCGCCCGCTGTCGCTGGCGGGGGGGCGGGGGGCCGATGTCTTCATGCCGACGCCCGTGAAGGGCGTGGTGACGATCCGCGATTTCGAGGCGGGGACGGACCGGCTGGACCTGTCGATGATGGGCATGATCCGGTCCACCTATCAGCTGCGCTTTGTGCGCCAGTCCTGGGGCATCACCATCCAGGCCGGCGAAACCCGCATCGACGTGCACCGGAGCGGCGGCGGCAGGCTGAGCGCGGAGATGTTCACCGACGCGATGTTCCCCATCGCCCATTACCAGCCGCCGGACGTGCGCTCGACCATCCTGGGGACCGGGGTGGCCGATGTGCTGCGGGCCGACGAGGGCGGATCGTTCATCTATGGCTTCACCGGCAACGACACGATCTTCGGCAGCCAGCTTGAGGATTACGTCCTTGGCGGGGCGGGCCACGACCGGATCACCACCCAGGACGGCGAGGACACGATCTGGAGCGGGAACGGCAACGATTTCATCATGGCCGGCGGGATGAACGACACCGTCCTGGCCGGAAACGATCACGACACGGTCATGGGCGAGGGCGGGAACGACCTGATGGCCGGCCAGGCCGGCAATGACCTGATCATCGGCGGTGCGGGCGATGACCGGATCAATGCCGGGGCGGGCGATGACTTTCTGTCGGGCGACGACGGGAACGACCGCCTGTTCGGCTTTGCCGGCAATGACCGGATGGTCGGCGGCGCGGGCGACGACATCATGCTGGACCTGGACGGCGACAACGTCTTTCGGGATAGCAGCGGGAACAACATGATGTTCGGCGGCGCCGGCCGCGACCGGATGTTCGCCGGCACCGGCAGGGACACGATGCGATCGGGCGCGGGCGACGACTTTCTGGCGGGCGGTGCGGGAAACGACAACATGATGTCGGGCGCGGGCAACGATATCGTGCTGGGCGAGGCGGGCGATGACCTGATCCTGGGCGTCGGCGGCCGCGACTGGCTGCATGGCGGGGCCGGCAACGACACGATCTGGGGCGGGGACGAGGCCGACCGCCTGGCGGGTGGCGAGGGGCGCGACGTGCTGATGGGCGAGGCCGGCAACGATGTCGTGCTGGGCGGCGCCGGCAACGACACGGCCCGCGGCCACGGCGGCAACGACAAGCTGTTCATGGGCGATGGCGACGACCGGGCGCTGGGCGGGACCGGCGCGGACACGATCGTGGGGGACGAGGGCAACGACATCCTTCTGGGCGAAGGGGGCGCCGACATCATCGTGGGGGGCGGCGGGAACGACACCGTGGATGGCGGCTGGGACAATGATGATCTGTGGGGCAATGGCGGGAACGACTTTCTTTCCGGCGGCGGCGGCGCCGACCGCCTGCGCGGCGGGATGGGGCAGGACAGCCTGTCGGGGGGCGATGAGGCGGACAGTCTCAACGGGCAGGCAGGTGACGATCTGCTGGCGGGGGATGGGGGCGATGACCAGCTGATCGGCGACTGGGGCGCCGATACCCTGAACGGATGCGAGGGCAACGATGTCCTAGCGGGGGGCGGCGACGGCGACGTTCTGACGGGCGGCGTCGGGCTGGACCAGCTGATCGGGGGGGACGGGGCCGATGTCTTCGTGTTCCTGGGCGTGGGCGATGCCTCCGGCGGGGCCGACACGATCAGCGACTTCGTTCACGGGACAGACCGGATCGACCTGTCGGCGCTGGGGATCGCCGCGGTTGCCGGGGCCGGGCGGCTGACGGGCGTGCCGATGCAGCTCGCCTGGCTGGCGGACGGGGATGGCATGCGCGTCGTGGTGGACGCCGACGGCGATCGAAGGGCGGATCTCGTGATCCGCGTCGAGGGCGCCAAGGCCCTTGGGGCGGACGATTTCATTTTGTGA
- a CDS encoding GNAT family N-acetyltransferase, with protein sequence MAETTVSVLPSIASVPAAEWDGCGAGGDPFTTHRFLAALEESGSVGKGTGWHPSHLVARIGGAVAGVAPLYVKTHSQGEYIFDHPWADAYQRAGGRYYPKLQCAVPFTPASGSRLIAADPQVQAALLAAMEHVAGKAGLSSAHVTFCTAAERALGEEQGWLGRTTTQYHWQNAGYGSYDDFLAVLSSRKRKALRKERERANAFGGRIVSLRGDDIRPEHWDAMWAFYQDTGGRKWGRPYLTRAFFDALHRTMRNDCLLIMAERGGVPVAGALNLIGRDALYGRYWGCIEDHPFLHFELCYHRAIDWAIAHGLGRVEAGAQGEHKLARGYLPAQTHSIHWVADPGFRRALSGYLDEEIAAVGDDMAETAAFGPYRRGPQQMVF encoded by the coding sequence ATGGCTGAAACAACCGTCTCTGTCCTGCCCTCGATCGCCTCGGTCCCCGCTGCCGAATGGGACGGATGCGGCGCGGGGGGCGATCCCTTCACCACGCACCGCTTTCTTGCGGCGCTTGAGGAATCGGGGTCAGTCGGCAAGGGCACCGGCTGGCATCCCAGCCATCTGGTCGCCCGCATCGGGGGGGCGGTCGCCGGCGTCGCGCCGCTCTATGTCAAGACGCACAGCCAGGGCGAATACATCTTTGACCATCCCTGGGCCGACGCCTATCAGCGGGCCGGCGGGCGCTATTACCCCAAGCTGCAATGCGCCGTGCCCTTCACCCCCGCCAGCGGCAGCCGCCTGATCGCGGCCGATCCCCAGGTGCAGGCGGCCCTGCTGGCGGCGATGGAGCATGTGGCGGGCAAGGCCGGGCTGTCCTCGGCCCATGTCACCTTCTGCACCGCGGCCGAACGCGCGCTGGGCGAGGAACAGGGCTGGCTGGGCCGGACGACGACGCAGTATCACTGGCAGAACGCCGGATATGGCAGCTATGACGATTTCCTCGCCGTCCTGTCCAGCCGCAAGCGCAAGGCGCTGCGCAAGGAACGCGAAAGGGCGAATGCCTTTGGCGGGCGCATCGTCAGCCTGCGCGGCGACGACATCCGCCCCGAACACTGGGACGCGATGTGGGCCTTTTATCAGGACACCGGCGGGCGCAAATGGGGGCGCCCCTATCTGACGCGCGCCTTTTTCGACGCGCTGCACCGGACCATGCGCAACGACTGCCTGCTGATCATGGCCGAACGCGGCGGCGTTCCCGTCGCGGGGGCGCTGAACCTGATCGGGCGCGATGCCCTCTATGGCCGCTATTGGGGCTGTATCGAGGACCATCCGTTCCTGCATTTCGAGCTGTGCTATCACCGCGCGATCGATTGGGCGATCGCGCATGGCCTTGGGCGCGTCGAGGCGGGCGCGCAGGGCGAACACAAGCTGGCGCGCGGCTATCTGCCGGCCCAGACCCATTCGATCCACTGGGTTGCCGATCCGGGCTTTCGCCGCGCCCTGAGCGGCTACCTTGACGAGGAGATCGCCGCGGTGGGCGACGACATGGCCGAGACGGCGGCCTTCGGCCCCTATCGGCGCGGGCCGCAGCAGATGGTATTTTAG
- a CDS encoding PP2C family protein-serine/threonine phosphatase: protein MPELNRSRTDKPHAAPPARARARLVLLADGSRAHRQLLRLQLERAGYRVIEAADGTTALRLCREAEPDIILSDWLLDGISGLDLCRGHRGLSRNSYGFFILLTPRHDSADVTEGMQAGADDFLTKPIAGAELLARLSAAERVLDMQDTLSAANAQLRSALDRLSAAQDQINADLREARKLQLAMIRERQRSFGPIRVSLLMRPAGLIGGDLVGYHQIDERTVALHAIDVSGHGVAAALMTARVVTQIEALSQDTSLTPAQVVRALNDQMIDAVHTDSYVTLVYGRLDLPSGHVRLVQAGHPHPVVQRRGGAIETVGQGGLPVGVLPDARFEETALTLGSGDRLLIVSDGITDAASARGMLLGEEGLNTILQLNAPLSGFGLLESMCWSVSEFSSGERQDDVSALLVEHLRPAPVLAGPGRPEGRKAD from the coding sequence ATGCCCGAGCTGAATCGTTCCCGGACAGACAAGCCGCATGCTGCGCCCCCCGCACGGGCGCGGGCGCGCCTGGTGCTGCTGGCCGATGGCAGCCGGGCGCATCGCCAGTTGCTGCGCCTTCAGCTGGAACGCGCCGGCTATCGGGTGATCGAGGCGGCGGACGGCACTACCGCCCTGCGCCTGTGCCGTGAGGCAGAGCCGGACATCATCCTGTCGGACTGGCTGCTGGACGGGATCAGCGGCCTTGACCTGTGCCGCGGCCATCGCGGCCTGTCCCGCAACAGCTATGGATTCTTCATCCTGCTGACGCCCCGCCATGACAGCGCCGACGTGACCGAAGGCATGCAGGCCGGCGCGGACGATTTCCTGACCAAGCCCATCGCCGGGGCCGAACTGCTGGCCCGGCTCAGCGCGGCCGAGCGCGTGCTGGACATGCAGGATACGCTGTCGGCGGCCAATGCCCAGCTGCGCAGCGCCCTCGACCGGCTGAGCGCGGCGCAGGACCAGATCAACGCCGATCTGCGCGAGGCGCGCAAGCTGCAGCTGGCCATGATCCGCGAAAGACAGCGCAGCTTCGGTCCCATCCGCGTATCGCTGCTGATGCGGCCGGCAGGGCTGATCGGGGGCGACCTGGTGGGTTATCACCAGATCGACGAACGCACCGTGGCGCTGCACGCCATCGACGTCTCCGGGCACGGGGTCGCGGCCGCGCTGATGACCGCGCGCGTCGTCACCCAGATCGAGGCGCTGTCGCAGGATACCTCGCTGACACCGGCGCAGGTGGTGCGGGCGCTGAACGACCAGATGATCGACGCTGTCCATACCGACAGCTATGTCACCCTGGTCTATGGGCGGCTCGACCTGCCCAGCGGGCATGTGCGACTGGTCCAAGCCGGCCATCCCCACCCCGTCGTCCAGCGCCGGGGCGGCGCGATCGAGACGGTAGGCCAGGGCGGGCTGCCGGTGGGCGTGCTGCCCGACGCCCGGTTCGAGGAAACCGCCCTGACGCTGGGCAGCGGCGACAGGCTGCTGATCGTGTCGGACGGGATCACGGATGCCGCCAGCGCCCGCGGCATGCTGCTGGGCGAGGAAGGGCTGAACACCATCCTGCAACTGAATGCCCCCCTGTCAGGCTTCGGCCTGCTGGAATCGATGTGCTGGTCGGTGTCCGAGTTCTCGTCCGGAGAGCGGCAGGACGATGTCTCGGCGCTGCTGGTCGAGCATCTGCGCCCCGCCCCCGTCCTTGCGGGACCGGGCAGGCCCGAGGGGCGGAAAGCGGACTAG
- the argB gene encoding acetylglutamate kinase — MDRDFVSIASTLTEALPYMQRYAGAVVVVKFGGNAMGDDEAMAEFARDIVLMKQVGIHPVVVHGGGPMINELLERLGIESRFVRGKRVTTKEAVQVVEMVLSGLVNKRIVQAINDAGGRAIGISGKDDDLMVCEVDDPELGFVGRPVEMNVQIIRDLYAAGLIPVIAPVATGMADNETFNVNGDTAAGAIAGALRADRLLLLTDVAGVKDGSGQVMTQIHPDQICGMIEDGTIAGGMIPKTETALKALEEGVRAVVILDGRVPHAAMLELFTEQGAGSLIRSTEPRVKPHGLRQGDSGL, encoded by the coding sequence ATGGACCGTGATTTCGTCAGCATCGCCAGCACCCTGACCGAGGCGCTGCCCTATATGCAGCGTTATGCGGGCGCGGTCGTGGTCGTCAAGTTCGGCGGCAACGCCATGGGCGACGACGAGGCGATGGCCGAATTCGCCCGCGACATCGTGTTGATGAAGCAGGTCGGCATCCACCCGGTCGTCGTCCACGGCGGGGGGCCGATGATCAACGAGCTGCTGGAGCGGCTGGGCATCGAAAGCCGCTTTGTCCGCGGCAAGCGCGTCACCACCAAGGAGGCCGTCCAGGTGGTCGAGATGGTCCTGTCGGGCCTTGTGAACAAGCGCATCGTGCAGGCCATCAACGACGCGGGCGGGCGCGCGATCGGGATTTCGGGCAAGGACGATGACCTGATGGTCTGCGAGGTGGACGACCCCGAACTGGGCTTTGTCGGCCGCCCGGTCGAGATGAATGTCCAGATCATCCGTGATCTTTACGCGGCGGGGCTGATCCCGGTGATCGCGCCGGTGGCGACGGGCATGGCCGACAACGAGACCTTCAACGTCAACGGCGACACGGCTGCGGGGGCGATCGCCGGGGCGTTGCGGGCCGATCGTCTGCTGCTGCTGACCGATGTGGCGGGGGTCAAGGATGGCTCGGGGCAGGTGATGACGCAGATCCATCCCGACCAGATCTGCGGCATGATCGAGGACGGCACGATTGCCGGCGGCATGATCCCCAAGACCGAAACGGCCCTCAAGGCGCTGGAGGAGGGGGTGCGCGCGGTGGTGATCCTGGATGGCCGGGTGCCGCATGCCGCCATGCTGGAACTGTTCACCGAACAAGGCGCGGGCAGCCTGATCCGCTCTACCGAGCCGCGCGTCAAGCCGCATGGGCTGCGGCAGGGGGATAGCGGGCTGTAA
- a CDS encoding branched-chain amino acid aminotransferase has protein sequence MAQSYEDRDGKIWMDGELVDWRDARVHILTHALHYASAVFEGERCYDGKIFKTREHAERLLKSGELIDMEIPWTADQIVAAKEEVLRANGFTNAYVRAIAFRGAGPDMGVAASHNPVRLAICTWEWGSYYGDAKWQGAKLDISKWKRPSPETIPAEAKAAGLYMICTMSKHAAEKKGCSDALFMDYRGYVAEATGANVFFVKDGEIHTPLADAFLNGITRQTVIQMCKDQGMVVHERHILPEEVAEFQECFLTGSAAEVTPVAQIGDEWHFQVGATTRGIAESYEALVRA, from the coding sequence ATGGCACAGAGCTACGAGGATCGGGACGGCAAGATCTGGATGGATGGGGAACTGGTGGACTGGCGGGACGCGCGCGTGCACATCCTGACCCACGCCCTTCACTATGCCAGCGCCGTGTTCGAGGGCGAGCGCTGCTATGACGGCAAGATCTTCAAGACCCGCGAGCATGCCGAGCGGCTGCTGAAATCGGGCGAACTGATCGACATGGAGATCCCCTGGACGGCCGACCAGATCGTCGCCGCCAAGGAGGAGGTGCTGCGCGCCAACGGCTTCACCAACGCCTATGTGCGCGCCATCGCCTTTCGCGGCGCGGGGCCGGACATGGGGGTGGCGGCCAGCCACAACCCGGTGCGGCTGGCGATCTGCACCTGGGAATGGGGCAGCTATTACGGCGATGCCAAGTGGCAGGGCGCGAAACTTGACATCAGCAAGTGGAAGCGGCCCAGCCCCGAGACGATCCCGGCCGAGGCCAAGGCGGCGGGCCTTTACATGATCTGCACCATGTCCAAGCACGCGGCGGAAAAGAAGGGCTGCTCGGACGCGCTGTTCATGGACTATCGCGGCTATGTGGCCGAGGCGACGGGCGCCAACGTGTTCTTCGTCAAGGATGGCGAGATTCACACGCCGCTGGCCGACGCCTTCCTGAACGGCATCACCCGGCAGACGGTGATCCAGATGTGCAAGGACCAGGGGATGGTCGTGCATGAGCGCCATATCCTGCCCGAGGAGGTCGCGGAGTTCCAGGAATGTTTCCTGACCGGCTCGGCCGCCGAGGTCACGCCGGTCGCGCAGATCGGGGACGAGTGGCATTTCCAGGTCGGGGCCACCACCCGCGGGATCGCCGAAAGCTATGAGGCGCTGGTCCGGGCGTGA